The window CGCGGCCTCTAACCTCTGCAACAGTTCCGCGTGCAGCCGGCGCGGCCAGGGCCATACCCCGATCTGGTCGATTGAGGGCGCGTCAATGGCCACCACGACGACGTTGCCGCTCGCGGCACGCGATTGCCATGTGAACCGCAGGTCGGTCAGCGCGTTGCGAAGCGCACCATGCCACCCCGTGGACAGCACGATCGCCAGCGCGGTCACGACTAGAATATGCGGACGATAGCGCTTCACTCCGATCCTCCCGCGCACCCGCTTCTGCGGTTGCGCCCCCTCATCCCCAGGAAATCGCCTCAGTGCTTGTTGTGGCCAAAGGCATTGCCGTGGCCATTGCTGCCGTTGCCGCCGCCATTGCCGTTGCCGTTACCGTTGTTGCCCCTGCCGTTACCGGTGGCACCGTTGTTGCCGTTACCGTTGCCGGAATTCCCATTGCCGGAATTGCCGTTACCGGAGTTGCCGTTGCCGGAGTTGGTCTTGCCACCGGAATTTCCGCTGCCGCCGCCAGAGCCGTCGCTGGACGCACCGGCCGTGGTCGCGGCTATTGTCGTGCTCGCAGCCGACGAGCTGGTGCTGCCAGCCGTCACGCCGCTGCTCGTGGTTACCGCAGTCTGGACGGTGCTGTTGGATGCGTTTGTGCCCGCTTTCGAGTCGCTCCAGACCGTCTCGGTGCTGGCGTGCGCGTTGCGCACCTGTCCGGGGGCACCGCCGCCATGGGCGAGCCCATGCGTGACCTTGTGGACGTTCAGCTTGACCTCGCCGAGCGAGTTCGAGATGCGTACGACGCCGGGCTTTGCAGCAGCACCACCCTTGGACGCGTGAGCTCCAGCCGCCTGTTGCGATGGCTTGAGCGCGCCGGCCGCCTTGGTGCCCTTGTCGATCGGACCGAGCGCATGGATCGCATGGCCGTTCGCGGGGTTGCGCGGGGCCGACAGGCCCGATTTCGGCACGGGGACGCGCTCGATGCTCGAGGCGCGCGGCTTGCCGTGCTCGATCGGATTGAAGGTCCCGGCGCCGCTCAGGCTGAGACCAGGCTTGCCATGCTCAAAGACGGTGGCGGCCTGCCCCGGCAGGACCTGGGCGATCTGTCCCGTCTTGAAGTCGGAGACCTCGACCTGGCCGCGAAGCACGCCGACCTTGGTGCTGCCCGCGGTCACGGTGACGCTGAACTGCGTTCCCTTGACGACAGCGGCGAGATAAGGCGTCTCGACCTCGAAATGCTTGAGATTGCGCTTCTCGACCTCGAGCAGGATCGAACCTGCCTGCTGGATGATGGTGGTCGAAAGGCCCTCCTTGCTCTCGGTCGGCAAGCCGACCACCGAGTTGGGAGAGATCAGGATCGTCTCCTCGCCGCGGACGAGCAGCACGCGGCCATTGCGTCCGGTGCGAATGGTGTCGCCGGGCTTGAGCGCCTCCTGCTGATTCAACGAGACCTGCTGCGCGCCGCTGGTGGCGACCCAGACCTCGCCGGTGGCCTTGCCGACCGACCAGACGCCATCGTCGGCGGCGGATGCGGCGGAAGCCGTCCCCAGGATCAGCGCAGCCGCGAAGGCGCACCGCATTCCAATTTTGCTCAGCATGACGATCCTCAGTCCGCGTTACAGCCGCCTTGAGGGGTATCCGAAATCATTCAACATAGGATTATCGGGAAGCGGCCAGCGGAGCGGTCGCGTTAACGGTTCATTGACCATAAAAAACTATGAAAAATCATGTGGCTAACGAACCCTTACCGCTTCACGGGCACATCTCCGTCAAACTACGGGGACAGACTCGTTGCGCGCGTAGGGAAGCGGCACCTCGTTACCACAGCGGTGTTGTTGGCGCCGTTCTTCGCGGGAGTCCCTCAGGCTTTCGCACAGGCGAACCAGCCGGGCTTCGATCCGCGCCAGCCTGAGAAATATTTTGAAAACCAAACCGAGCGGGAATCGCTGAGCCGCCCTCCGGTCAGGCTCCCAACAGTCGACCAGCGCAACACCGGCGGCGATACCAAGCCTCAGTTCGTGCTGCGCGGCGTCAACGTCAGCGGAGCCCGGGCCGTTTCCCCCGATCGCATTGCCGCGGTCTACCAGCCCTATGTCGGCAAGAAGGTTTCGCAGGCCGATCTCGCCGCGATCGCCGGCGCGATCAGCGATCTCTACCGTGCCGATGGTTTTCACTTGAGCCGTGCGATCGTGCCGCCGCAGGATATTGCCGACGGTCTGCTCCGAATCCGGGTGGTCGAAGGCGCTATCGTGCAGGCCGAGCTGAAAGGCGACGGCGCCGAGCAGTTCGGCGTGCGACCGATGCTTGGGCCGGTTCTGGCCGAGCAACCGTCGCGCCTGGCAACGCTGGAACGTCAGCTCTTTCTCGTCAACGGCAGACCTGGCGTCCGGATCACCGATACCGCACTGGAGGAAATCGGCACTGCAACCGGCCGATTCCGCCTCATCGTCTATTTGAAGACCTGGCACGTCTTCTCCTCA of the Bradyrhizobium sp. WSM1417 genome contains:
- a CDS encoding FecR domain-containing protein yields the protein MLSKIGMRCAFAAALILGTASAASAADDGVWSVGKATGEVWVATSGAQQVSLNQQEALKPGDTIRTGRNGRVLLVRGEETILISPNSVVGLPTESKEGLSTTIIQQAGSILLEVEKRNLKHFEVETPYLAAVVKGTQFSVTVTAGSTKVGVLRGQVEVSDFKTGQIAQVLPGQAATVFEHGKPGLSLSGAGTFNPIEHGKPRASSIERVPVPKSGLSAPRNPANGHAIHALGPIDKGTKAAGALKPSQQAAGAHASKGGAAAKPGVVRISNSLGEVKLNVHKVTHGLAHGGGAPGQVRNAHASTETVWSDSKAGTNASNSTVQTAVTTSSGVTAGSTSSSAASTTIAATTAGASSDGSGGGSGNSGGKTNSGNGNSGNGNSGNGNSGNGNGNNGATGNGRGNNGNGNGNGGGNGSNGHGNAFGHNKH